The window GAGGGAGAAACCAAATTCCTAAAAACTGTTTTCGTCACAACAGGGCCGTCTGTTTATCTGCTAATAACCATGCAGGTAATTTGCTATAATCCCCCGATTGAACACAGTTTGCATCAGAGTTTGGCAATCAAAATAAGCTTCATACAATTTCAAGTTATCCTGTACTGAAATAGACTTGCGGCCATCTTCAGCATCCTGTGGTTTTTAACATGTGTTTGTTTCtggttttttagtgtttttttttttcagtttttggcctgcagggagtgcagtttttaggctagcaacacccacatctcagggtatctttaggagactcttctgatgataccacccaggtttggtgaagtttggttcagggggtccaaagttatggacccccgaaagtgtagcccccacctcctattagctcccattggaaacaatgggggaagaaggcaccccttggacgtccataactttgggctccctgaaccaaacctcacctaacttggatggtaccatcaggagagactcctgaaaaatctctgacattttggtgctgcttgcctaaaatctgcgccccctgcaggccaaaaacttaaaaacactaaaaaatacaaaaaacaaacctgaaatttttgcgcacTCCCAGGCACGCACCCCAGTACAACACGCACCCCCCATTCCCCTtgtaggtacgcctctgctccttgtagctatgcctctgctccatccagcctctgtttgaaaaccttcaaagaaggagagtctaccacactccgaggaagtgtattccactatcGAACGGCCCTaaatgtcaggaagttcctccaaatgtctagatggaatctcttttcctgcacctttaatCCATTACACCTTGTCCTACTCTCTGGACAAGAAGTAATGGGttaaaggtgcaggaaaagaataCTATCGATAAGGTTTTATACTTAATATTGAATGTGAAATATTTGACTGCAGATGGGTGGCTGTAGACATAGGAATGGGATGTTTGAAAGATGACTGGTATCTTGTAAGGATTGGCTCTGCTTATCCAATCTAATTATCATCTTATGAATCGATGAGGTTACTCTTCAGCAAGCAAGGGAATGAAGCAACTTCAAGCCATAATTCTCCCAGAATGATTTGCAACCTCCTAAAGCAATAATAAGTGGTTATGGTGAGTTAATTGGATTAAAAGGATGTTTTAAACGTGACTGAGACCCCTTTTGCACACGacaaataatgtactttcaattcactttcacaagaagagaagagttggatttatatatcccccctttctctcctgtaaggagactcgaaggggcttacaaactcctttcccttcccccctcacaacaaacaccctgtgggtcggtggggctgagagagctccgagaagagctccgagaagctgtgactagcccaaggtcacccagccggcatgtgttggagtgcacaggctaatctggttccccagataagcctccacagctcaggtggcagagcggttcctccagattagagtacactttgATGCCggatttactgtgcggaatagcaaaatccactttcaaacaattcctCTGCGCGTGCGGCAGGGGCCCAAGTTTCAGCCATTAGCGGTACTAATGATTTCAAACACATGACTGGGGGCAGTATTAATCGAGATGGAGTCAGTTTCTCAACCAGCCCAGATTTGTCATATTGTTGGAAAGAAGCTCGCAGCTATTATTTGGAAACCAAATGAAAGAAGAGTGACGTGGAAGGCGGCAGCGCGGTACAGCtgcagcagggaagaagaagaagaagaagaagaagaagaagaagaagaagaagaagaagaagaagaagaagaagaagaagaagaagaagaagaagaagaagaggaggaggaggaggaggaggaggaggaggaggatgctcaaaggggctgacaatctccttgcccttcctctccccacaagaagaagaagaagaagaagagtttggatttatatccccccccctctcctgtaggagactcaaaggggtttacaatctccttgcccttcccccctcacaacaaacaccctgcgaggtgggtggggctgagagagctccgagaagctgtgactagcccaaggtcacccagctggtgtgtgtgggagtgtacaggctaatctgaattccccagagaagcctccacagctcaagtgccagagcggggaatcaaacccggttcctccaaattagaatgcacctgctcataaccactacgccactgctgcgtagtggTTATGGTTACGCCAGCAGCGGGCATCGCCGTTTCGGACTCCTGGAACAGCTCAGGTGGACGCAGCCCGTCAGACATCAGCCTCGTCACCCTAAGTCTTCTTGCATTGTGTATCGGATGCCTCTCGATCTCCTGATTGTGTAGTTATTTACGTTTTGTCATCCTCCTGGTGACTCAATAATAGAGGGAGACTAGGaacgaagtaaataaatcaatcaattgCCACCCGGCATCGGCTCTCTTTTGACGGGATTCGGTTTCGATTGGTCACCTGCAGGCATTAAACAGCAATGGCCCTTATAGGCCCTTATAGTGGAGCCGTGTGATTTGGAGATGAAAAtatagaggaggaagaggaggagagttttgatttataccgccccccttttctctacctttaaggagtctcaaagctccttcccttcctcttccccaacaGTCAGCTtgtataaacccaaactactactactcctcgtcctcgtccttgTCCTCAttctcgtcctcgtcctcgtcctcgtcctcgtcctcgtcctcgtcctcgtcctcgtcctcgtccagaaggaggaggaggaggaggaaggaaggaaggaagaaggaaggaaggaaggaaggaaggaaggaaggaaggaaggaaggaagaaagaaagaagaagaagaagaagaagaaggagaagaagaagaagaagaagaagaagaagaagaagaagaagaagaagaagaagcagaagcagttaggatttatatcccccctttctctcctgcaggagactcaaaggggctgggaaacagtctccttgcccttcccccctcacaacaaacaccctgtgaggtgggtggggctgagagagctccgagaagctgtgactagcccaaggtcacccagctggcgtgtgtgggagtgcacaggctaatctgaattccccagataagcctccacagctcaggcggcagagctgggaatcaaacccggttcctccagattagatacacgagctcttaacctcctacgccactgctgctccaaggaaggACTCCAAGGAagactggtccatccaagcctttttaatcttaaattgaactatcttctgaatacagagaatcccaagcaactggacatagtggccaaattcttgctcactattacgaaatgatttcctggtttcctctttcgctctgatgtatgcatttttgaaacaggagtacctgttttatctcgtaaaactgtatttggatcaCTTAGTTcggctatgttttaatgcctaataaaggtctttgaacttgaacttgactcCAAGGAAGCCTCGTCTGGCAGAATTGACTTTCTCGAGCTGGGTACTTCACAACCTTCCAATAAACACgcctgatcaagaatccagaacTATTTATTGACTGGGGGGGACAAGACCTAACATACAGAAGCACACGGCAGGGCATACGttgagcaggaaacattttgaaagagtTTCGCGCGTTCCAGAGAACTGCCTCTGTTGAGATGGTTTTCCTGGCGAGGCACAGACAGGGCGAACCTGCGcagcgggcaaacctcagttggCCAAATTACGTCCCATCATGAAACGGACCCAAGTTTGACTTTAGGCAGAAGATTCACAGCGACCATCACAAACCCGATCCCGCCAGCAAAGCACAGTGTTGTCGTATTTTTAAAGTTAACCGATCATTAGTTTCATGTGGTGACCCGCCCTGAGGCCtgtagagaaaaggtggggtacaaataaaataaaataaataagctagCGGCGCAGCGGCAAGATGGAGGTGATGCCGGTGACTCGTTTGTTTCTGATGGAAGCCGCCACACGTCCACATGAGCACCACTTGTGAATCCATCTGGGGGGACCCTGGAGCCTGCCCATCCCTTGGGGAACTGGGCGAGACGCAGAGTTCCCACGCAGGTATCGCTCCCTTTGACGTAAGCCAGGATGCTAACTCAACTGAGATGTTGAACAGGCCAGAGAACGGTAGAGGAACATTATACTGTGAGTCTGGGCTGCAACATGTTTGTTGTGACGTGGCTTTCTGAtaatatttgaaaaacaaaatcagttttttccccttaaatcGGGGAATTGCATATATATGTAACGGAATCATAAAGATTTTCAAGTCATGCATCAGTGCAAGTTCCATAGCAACCACATTCGATCTTCTTTTCTCTGTTCCAAGGGCATACAAAGACATTCTGTAACAAATGTATTTATTGGAATCTGAAGTTACATAGTAAACCATAGTGTTTTGGATCCTCACTACTTTGAACTGTACATTTATGGATAACTCTTTCTCGTTTTCCTGTTATTTATTGAGTTGAACCATTTTCATGGCACCTTTCTGCTTGCTTAGACTCCCCAGGGCGGAGAGGatgaaaatgttaaaacatttgaacattaaaacattaaactgAGATGTTGACCCCAAGGACGGAAAGACCCACAGGGACCCCCGTGCTCCCAATATGTACTGGCGGGCTTCCAATTTGCATGGAATGGCACAGAATGCCCGCGGAACACCAGAGTTACTTCCATTCCTCAAAAGTTCCGCTCAAGGGGACACAGTTCAGAAAAGAACCAATAAAGATCTGACactagccgggggggggggacggtccTTGGGGTGCCATGATTAAAACCTGGATGGGAAATATAGGTCTTGACGCTTCCGCACACACTGGTTCCTTTTCTTTCCGCCGGCCGGCTCCCTCAGAGTCCCAGGGCAACCAAAGCTCTAACCAAGCTAGCGAATGCGGCTATTGCGAGAAGAGTTCCGTAGCTGGTCACGCCGCTTGCGTGGTTGCATCCGTCGGTTTGGCAGCACATGAACGTGTACTGGGGCGGCCATCTTCTTCTAGCGATGGGGCACACAGTAGCACAGGACTGCATGATCAGGAAGCCGGATATGGTTGTGGCTAAACAAAGAAGAGAAACGGGGGAAGAGGGGTGAGTGCgaaggaactctctcagccccacccacctcacgaggggtctgttgtggggagaggaagggaaggtgtttgtaagccaccttgagtctcgcTACAGGAGAAAGGCGAGGTGTAAATCGAAACACTTCTTTTTCCGCACAGAACgtttaaaacgttttgcaaacatttttaaaagaaccgtttTGACTTTTTTCGTCCACATGGCACAGAAAAAAGAAGCGTTATTCCTGGCAGCGATGgttctttctattttttaaaaaaaattatgtgaggtatctttgaagctacagagactcgAAATCTGTGCATATTTCTGATTCTCACATCGTGTCCCCGTAGCTTTAAAAGCACCTCACAgaaaaggttttcaaaaagaaaaatggcatgtTCCCGTGATGGGCAAGGAGGACTGAGTTTATTAatgtacattattttattttattttatttatttgttccacttctataccgccctcccccgaggggctcagggcggtttacaacattaatacaaacaagtgcaaggataaaatacaatattaaatattaaatattaaaatgcagcgcttaaattcttaaccatttaaaatacagatggcgtatgaccatttagactcctctgagagggggaacagcgggtccaaGCTGTTAACGGGCataatcagcagccggcctccccaaaggcccggcggaatagctcagtcttacaggccctgcggaactctaaCAATAGACATAGTGGGCAACCACGATGCCAGATGAGCAGAAGTCCCTGAGAAACTTCAGTAAACGGTGGACAGCGTGGAAAAtcatcaaagcagcagaaaatgatgaGTGGCGGGGAAAAATGAAAGCGAGCGTCTCGAAAttgagcaggagaaataaaacatttcctgctgtcggcacaggaaggaggaaacgttttcaaaactcTCTGGCAAAAAAAGATCGCTAGTATAGcgttttcaaataaaacagttATGGGCTGTaaaagcaggggcgtaatgaggcaaactgtagccctgggcaaaacctgagttggatgcccccccccccccatgggtggccactccaccatgaccaatttttttttgcaccaggacattggtgcctgcagggggtgcatttttagacatatcagcaccaaaatttcagcgtaagcataaggacagtctcctgatgatatgctgaaaatttggtgccactagcctaaaaactgcgccccctgcaggccaaaaatggaaaaccactaaaaatacccaaaaatgaaccctgcattttgatgccccccacaagttggtgccctgggcagctgcccaccttgcccaatgggcattacgcccctgtgtaAAAGACggttcaaattcaaattcaaagacctttattaggcatcaggagaaaatacagataaaactgtgcagtaatatgatcctgagtttgacagggtaaaacaGCTGCTCATCGTttatacagtacaaacttcaggaaaataggtaaataaaaagagagacagaaacttattttacaatatcgagcaggaacttggccccCATTTTccactgcctgggatcctcattgttcaagaggcggttcaatgtggaatatggagggcacaagtcagtcggtgttgaaaagaacaagctaggtctgagatctatgcgTTTCGGGCAGaataatagaacatgctccaaagattcctcagaggttgagcaatatgggcATTAATAAGCTTTTTCTGTGCGTGTGCCACGAATCTCTCCGAGGAGAAGGTGAGAGGAGATAATGTTCGCTgctgctctggtgaataaccacctagacttagggtcgaggcaagatatttaggtaagcagctgtcctgcagttcccgaggcatgatttcaaagtgaaggggaacaggctccttgctttgctaactaggagCTGATCTTCCTGGTCGAATAGCCGTTCCTTAATACTACAGTGGtgcagatcactgggggaaagcataAGGAGATGGTCCCAAGAGAGCCCAGGGAGGAGATGGCCTAAgcttgatgtgggcccaccaggcagaaGACTGAAGTTCaggggagggagcagtgaataGAGGCTGGTAAAGGTCCACTGAAAAAAATAAAGCcggatccagaatttaagggtgatccaccatgcccttgtttccaagaggtgttgTCCTGCCTCTAGGCAGAGGGCCGCGAAGGGTACACAgtgggggaccccaaaaagcttatatagaaatttggattgtattcgctccagagatatatgccaagcttcaatccacaggggaaccccgtagagaagttgttgggacaccttagcGTTAAATACCCGTAGGGCAGCCGGAATAAACTTGCcacccttggagaaaaaaaacctttccacggCTGCGGAAGTAATTTTGCAGCCTTtaacaacagtttccctatgCTTGGTCCAGCTGGCTTTGTGATGGAGatgaatgcccaggtatttatagaacTTGACCTGTTCAATAGTTTCACTGGTAAAagactgttttgaaaacattttgggatgAAAGCTGTGTAAAATCCCTCCCCGAAGCACTTCCATATCCATTCTGAAGGCGTTTTTTTTGTGTGGCGTGGAGTGGGCCATTGCCAATTTAAGCTGGTTGGGATTTTAACACCCCAGCAAGAACTAAGCCTACAATCTACCCATCTAATAAAGAGAAACTTGTAATCTTCGACACACCTTGGAGGCCTGCCTTATTTCCAAACAACTGGGCACACAGATGCAGTGTGGTTATCCAACCAGGAATTAAAACCACTTGGGTAACCATAACAaggacaataagaacataagaacataagaactagcctgctggatcagaccacagtccatctagtccagcactctgctactcgcagtggcccaccaggtgcctttgggagctcacatgcaggaggtgaaagcaacggccttctgctgctgctggtcctgagcacctggtctgctaaggcatttgcaatctcagatcaaggaggatcaaaattggtagccaaagatcgacttctcc of the Sphaerodactylus townsendi isolate TG3544 unplaced genomic scaffold, MPM_Stown_v2.3 scaffold_19, whole genome shotgun sequence genome contains:
- the LOC125425128 gene encoding weak toxin CM-13b-like codes for the protein MKSVILLFLVTAPWAKRANSLECFICNSTKYTGCDTVENCTAKERFCTRFTATTISGFLIMQSCATVCPIARRRWPPQYTFMCCQTDGCNHASGVTSYGTLLAIAAFASLVRALVALGL